In Archocentrus centrarchus isolate MPI-CPG fArcCen1 chromosome 1, fArcCen1, whole genome shotgun sequence, the following proteins share a genomic window:
- the LOC115786529 gene encoding retinal cone rhodopsin-sensitive cGMP 3',5'-cyclic phosphodiesterase subunit gamma-like: protein MADVATPADKRAPPKFKQRTTRTFKSKAPKPGQKGFGDDIPGMEGLGTDFTVVCPWEAFGDMELSDLAKFGIV, encoded by the exons ATGGCAGATGTTGCAACTCCTGCTGACAAGAGAGCACCTCCCAAATTCAAGCAGAGGACCACACGCACCTTCAAGAGCAAGGCGCCTAAACCAGGACAGAAGGG ATTTGGAGACGACATCCCCGGCATGGAGGGTCTCGGCACAGATTTCACAGTGGTCTGCCCATGGGAAGCCTTTGGGGACATGGAGCTCAGCGATCTGGCGAAATTTGGAATTGTCTAG